A segment of the uncultured Desulfobulbus sp. genome:
CGTTGATTGCGATAGATATATTCGTGTTGATGATCTTGCCATATGCACCACATAAACTGGTAATTTTTTTTGAATACGGCCGTTCAGTTCCTGGAAAAATTGCGCATTGGCAGAAGGAAAATCCCCCATTACCGGGGAATCTTCTTCATGTAGCATGGCGCCCTGAGAGTCTAGCTAGGTCAGCGAAGGAATTTTTATTAGAAGATCCGACAGGCGGTCCAGTCATACGCAATTATGGCATGTCTTTTACTAATCAACTGCTTGAGGCAGCTAAGGAATTCAATCCAGATTTGCAAGTCGATGGGCATACCGGCCCAGGTGCTCCTCCAAATTTCGTTTATTCTCAATTTCTGGATGATCGACAAAACAGACGATCCGGCGATATTGTGTTAGTGGGCATCCTGTCGAGCAGTGTCGCCGGACTTGCATCTTTTTCAAATCGGACCTGGGTATTCGAGCAACCTGCCCCATTCACATATCCCATCTTTCGACCGAATGATTCAACAAACGGACTCCGGCGCATTGATCCTGTTATTCAGTCCTTAAATGATATGTCCGCCCCATCGAAAATCATGGATTTTACCCGACAAATGCGATCCGAAGATGGGTTGTGGACTTCTCTAGCCTTCGATTTAACCAGCCTAGATGCATCACCCTTTTTTAGACTGCTACGTCGTGCAATGGCCAAATCGGCGATTGCTGAACGTGAGGACAGGATAACGGCTCACCCCATGGATGGCATCATGCCCTGGTCCCAGGTTTTGCAGCGAATGGTGCATGAAATCCAACGAATCTGCCGATCAGATGGGCAGATTCCTCTCATCGTTCTAATTCAAGCTCATGATGTCAGATCAGCGCATCTGTTACCCGCGTTGAAACCGATATTGAAGGCGGAGAATATACCCTACTTAGCTACTGAAGAGGTGGCTAATCCACAGGATGCTTCAGCCTATCTGGGCGATGGCCACTTCACCCATACAGTCAATAAGATCTTAGCTGAAAAACTTCTTGCGATACCAGAATTAGGGCTCAGTTCTTTTTGACTATCCCTTCTATCCATAAAGCGTTTTGATCCACCTGAGCGTTTCGGTTTCATTCACCTTGAACATGGTGAAGGGTAACGCCGAAAGGCCCCGCGTCATCACACAGAATTACTCTGAAGAAGCTGAAAAATGCGCCCGTCACTTAGGGACACAAGGGTTTGTCTGGGGAATAGTGATGGAATAAAACTGAACTTGATTTCTACAATGATAACAAAATATTACCGTGCTATCCTTACGTTCCGTAAGCAGGCCCACTGTATAACCTGTTATGTTTATCGTTTTCGTAAAAAGGTCCGAGAACGACGTTTCGAGCTTTGTAAGTTGCTGATTTCACGATGCGTGACATTCAGGCTTGTGACTTTTCACGAAGCCATCATGTTTCCAGTTCCTCCTGGTCGATCCACTGCTGAAAGCGGTCGACCAGCTTCCAAAAATCAGCAATGGCCTGTTTCCCGGTTTCGGTCAGCCAGGCGCCGCCCCCCTGTCGGCCACCGGCCTGTTTTTCCACCAGGGGAGCTGGGGCCAGGTTGTTCATGTTTTCAACCAGATGCCAGGCATGACTGAAGCTCATCTGCATCGACTTGGCCGCAGCGGAAACCGATCCATACTCACCGATGCGCTCCAACAGGACCACGCGTCCCCAGGAGAGGTAGGTTGCGCCGTTGTTTTCAATCCATAATCGCCCTTTGATATGCAACCCGCTTTTCAGCTTGGTGCTGACCATGGCGTTTTCATCGATGGGTTTTCGCGTTTTCGGCATGAAGAATCCTAGATATATGGGGCGTTCTCGGAAAAAGCCCGGAGAGTGGTGTTTTCATCTCCGTCACGCACTGGTTGCACAATACGTGTTTTTGCTTTTTTTTAACGCAGCTTTCAACTTCGAAAGCTGAGAGAAGATGTGCGCATCGTTGCGCCTGCACAAGTACCCCATGAACAAGGGATTGGGCAAGTGCAATTGTCTTCACCACAAAAAAAGAGCCTTTCCCTCACGAATTTTTCTTTAGCCAAAGCAGTGTGTTAACCAAATTATTCTGTCGTCCTCGCAGGTTTTTCAAGAATGACAGAAGTGATGTATCGGTCTGCGGAGCGCTCTCGGTGGCTACAAGATATCACGCTGAAAAAGACTGGGAGAAAATCTTGGGGCAAACCGAGATGTTTCACGGTTGAGACAAGAGCTTTTTTGCCAGTTGATTCGCCGCAACCAGGAGCGGATCCCAGGTGGGGCCAAAGGGTGGGGCATAGGCCAGATCGCTCTGGCTGAACTCGGCTATCCCCATCCGCATCTGCAGGGCCACTGCCACCGCATTGATACGATGGGCAACCTGATCAGTGCCCACCATCTGCGCCCCAAGGAGTCGGCCGGATGCACGATCGCCGACCATGGAGACGTATATCGGTTGCGCACCGGGATAGATACCTGCCCTGGACTTGGATTTGATCTGGACCGAGACCGCATCGAACCCGGCCTTAAGAGCCTCTCCAAGGGAAAGACCGGAACGGGCCACCTGCATGGCAAAGGTCTTGAAGACCGCCGTGCCCGCCACGCCCGCAAGGGCCGCCGGCTTGCCGCAAACCGTATCCGCCACTGCCCAACCGCCGCGGTTGGCACGAAGAGCCAGGGGAATCCAGGTCTTTTCGCCGGTGACCAGGTGGTAGCTGTCGGCACAGTCGCCGCTGGCAAAGATATGGGGATCAGAGGTGCGCAGGTGGTGGTCCACACTGATGGATCCGCCGACACTGAGCTCAAGTCCCGCTTTTTCAGCCAGTTCAGCATTGGGTTGGACGCCGATGGCCACGACCACCATGTCGCAATCAAGCACCAATGGGGTTGACACCACCTGAAGATAGTCATTATTCGTAATGATGTGCTCTAGGGGCCGGCCATCGTAGATTCCGATACCCTGCTGCTGCAAATGTTCGCGCACATGTTGCGAGAGTTCGGCATCCAGCCAGGGAAGCAATCCCGGACGCGGTTTGATCATATCGACCTGAACAGTGCGTTCAGTAAGAGCTTCCGCCATTTCAAGGGCAATGT
Coding sequences within it:
- a CDS encoding LysR family transcriptional regulator; this encodes MPKTRKPIDENAMVSTKLKSGLHIKGRLWIENNGATYLSWGRVVLLERIGEYGSVSAAAKSMQMSFSHAWHLVENMNNLAPAPLVEKQAGGRQGGGAWLTETGKQAIADFWKLVDRFQQWIDQEELET
- a CDS encoding FAD-dependent oxidoreductase yields the protein MRFVIIGGDAAGMSAASRAKRNAPEMEVVVLEQGQDVSYSACNIPYNIADPTRAIDDLVVRKAEAFRQKQQIDLRTGHRVDWIDRAGKVVHGTTEAKEPFSVAYDFLLIATGARPVLPKISGIDLPGVFMVKNLEDGRSIKEFLATRQVRRAVIIGMGYIALEMAEALTERTVQVDMIKPRPGLLPWLDAELSQHVREHLQQQGIGIYDGRPLEHIITNNDYLQVVSTPLVLDCDMVVVAIGVQPNAELAEKAGLELSVGGSISVDHHLRTSDPHIFASGDCADSYHLVTGEKTWIPLALRANRGGWAVADTVCGKPAALAGVAGTAVFKTFAMQVARSGLSLGEALKAGFDAVSVQIKSKSRAGIYPGAQPIYVSMVGDRASGRLLGAQMVGTDQVAHRINAVAVALQMRMGIAEFSQSDLAYAPPFGPTWDPLLVAANQLAKKLLSQP